Proteins from a single region of Paenibacillus sp. BIHB 4019:
- a CDS encoding stage II sporulation protein P, with product MKRKIMLLDLAYGSRKIRQLLVTGRTFAVLSLCSMIFFVIIGIAAVAHRQASAAPVSSMKGFAAAVSSGLFGDMLEMELPAFEGSNQADELSVPQVSAFLVRLMTDINPTQPKSLLAAGIPGMSAGDSFLIRKGSGTDTAVGPEDNEPIASHTEEGAAGEQPTVEPQPSLPPSTVDSGEKPGQSGSGNTKPSTGEAKVAFIYHSHNRESWFPELKDGAKDPNSSTTNITLVGKRLAEQLEQRGVGAMHSETDYPTAMKNYKWELSYKYSMKTVKEALASSKDLKFLFDLHRDSQKRKYTTTEIKGKSYAQVYFIIGHKNPNWKENEAFATKIHEALEKQYPGISRGIWGKTAATGNGEYNQSLAADSVLIEVGGVDNTLVESYRTADVLAKVIADIYWQDEKVTAPQS from the coding sequence ATGAAACGTAAAATCATGCTGCTCGATTTGGCGTATGGAAGCCGGAAAATTCGGCAATTGCTGGTCACAGGAAGAACATTCGCTGTTCTTTCTTTATGTTCAATGATTTTTTTCGTCATTATAGGCATTGCGGCAGTTGCCCATCGCCAAGCGTCGGCTGCGCCGGTGTCTTCGATGAAAGGTTTTGCAGCGGCTGTATCGAGCGGTTTGTTCGGGGATATGCTGGAAATGGAGCTGCCAGCCTTTGAGGGCAGCAATCAGGCGGACGAGCTGTCTGTGCCGCAGGTGAGCGCGTTTCTAGTCAGACTGATGACGGACATTAATCCTACACAGCCGAAAAGCCTGCTTGCAGCGGGCATTCCCGGCATGAGTGCCGGAGATTCCTTTCTCATTCGCAAAGGCAGCGGAACAGATACCGCGGTCGGGCCTGAGGATAATGAGCCGATTGCTTCGCATACCGAAGAAGGGGCAGCAGGCGAACAGCCGACTGTAGAGCCGCAGCCATCGCTTCCGCCAAGCACGGTAGACTCTGGGGAGAAGCCGGGGCAAAGCGGCAGCGGCAATACGAAGCCATCAACTGGAGAAGCCAAGGTCGCATTCATCTATCATTCTCATAATCGGGAATCGTGGTTTCCAGAATTGAAGGATGGCGCCAAGGACCCGAATTCCAGCACAACGAATATTACGCTTGTCGGCAAGCGGCTTGCGGAGCAGCTGGAGCAGCGCGGGGTTGGCGCCATGCATTCAGAAACCGATTATCCGACCGCCATGAAAAATTACAAATGGGAGCTGTCCTATAAATATTCCATGAAGACGGTTAAAGAGGCGCTGGCAAGCAGCAAAGATTTAAAGTTTTTATTCGATCTGCATCGCGATTCGCAGAAGCGCAAATATACGACGACCGAGATTAAGGGCAAAAGCTACGCGCAGGTTTATTTTATCATCGGCCATAAAAATCCGAACTGGAAGGAAAACGAAGCGTTTGCAACTAAAATTCATGAAGCGCTGGAGAAGCAGTATCCCGGCATTTCAAGAGGAATATGGGGCAAAACAGCCGCCACAGGCAACGGGGAATACAATCAATCGCTCGCCGCAGACAGCGTGCTGATCGAAGTTGGCGGTGTAGACAATACGCTGGTAGAGTCGTATCGCACCGCGGATGTGCTGGCTAAAGTGATTGCGGATATTTACTGGCAGGATGAGAAGGTTACAGCTCCACAAAGCTGA